Genomic DNA from Thermanaerothrix sp.:
CCTCCGACGGGTACAGGGCGCCGGTCCTGGAGAGGCTGGATACCTCCGAGAACTCAAGGTGGGCGGATGTAAGCTCCTCAAGACGCCTTACCTGAGCTTCGCAGCGCTCCAAAACCTCATCAGGGGCAAGGGACTTAACCCTTATCCTCATGACGGTGTTCATGGCGAAGAACTCCGCCTCCCCTTCCCTGGGAAGCTCCATGTGGGCCCACAGGAGAATAGCTGCCAGGAGGAGGGCTAATAAAAAAGATAATAAAAAGCGGTAGGATCGTCTCATGTGAGAGATCCTACCACAGCATGGCTTCCCTGTGGTTGAATTGCGGTCACAGGAGCTTCAACAGACCCCTGGCTGCCACCTGCAGCGGGTCCCAAACGGGGGAGAAGGGCGGGGCGTAGCTTAGGTCCATGTTCACCAGGTCCTCGGCGGTGAGGCCCCCCCTTATGGCGGTGGCGATCACGTCTATGCGCTTTGCCGCCCCCTCCACGCCGACTATCTGTCCTCCAATTATGGCGCCGTCGTCCTTCCGGGCCGTAAGCTTGACGGTTATGTCCCCGGAACCGGGGTAGTAACCCGCCCTGGTCTCGTCGGTTATTACGGCGGAAACCGCTTCGATGCCGGCTTCCCGCACCTCCCTTTCCGAAAGGCCGGTCCTTGCCACCTCGTACTTGCATATCTTGCACACCGCGGTGCCCATGACCCCTTGGAAGAGGTAATCCCTTCCCGCCAGGTTGAGCCCCGCCACCCGGCCCATCTTGTTGGCCGATGTCCCCATGGCCACGTAGAAGGGCTTGCGGGTTATCATGTGGAAGTTCTGGGCGCAGTCCCCGGCGGCCCAGACCCCCTCCACCGGGGTGCGCATCCTAAGGTCCACCTCTATGGAGTTCCTGAAGCCCAAGGGTATTCCGGACTTCTGGGCCAGGTCCGAGTTAGGCGCCACCCCGAGCCCCAACACCACCATGTCCGCCTCGATGAACCCCTGGTCGGTCCAGACCCCCTTAACCCAGCCTCCGTGGTGCTCCACCGACTTCAGGGTCTCGTTGGTCCTGAGCTTCACCCCCACGTCCAAAAGGGCGTCCCCCACCAGCTTTCCCATGTCCTGGTCTAGGGTTCCCATCACCGCAGTAGCCCGCTCGACCACGGTTACGTCCAGTCCCCTGTGGCAGTTCAACGCCTCCGCCACCTCAAGCCCGATGTAGCCGCCGCCTATTATCACCGCCTTGCGGGGGTGCCGCTCCTCTATGGCGTTGAGGAGCTCCATGCCGCTGTCCAGGGTGTTGACCCCGAATACGCCGGGGGCGTCTATGCCCTCCACCGAGGGCCTTATGGGCTTGGCCCCGGTGGCTATGAGCAGCTGGTCGTAGGGCTCCCGGTAGGTCCTCCCGGCGTCCAGCTCCAGCACCTCCACGGTCCTTGTGGTGGTGTCTATATGGGTCACCTCCGACCGGGTCCGCACCTCAATCCCCATGGCGGCGAACCCTTCGGGGGTCCTGGATATGAGCCTAAGGGGATCCTTTATGAGCCCCCCTACAAGGTATGGGATCCCGCAGGCGGAGTAGGACGTGTAATGCCCCTTTTCGAAGGCCAGGATTTCAACATCCCGGTCCAGCCGCCTGAGCTGTGAGGCGGCGCTCATGCCCGCCGCGTCGGCCCCTATTATTACCACCTTTCTTGCCATGTCCTTCACCCCCCGGCTGGTTTTTATATTTTAATGGCCCTGAGATTGCGTTGAAATCATTTTACTTGATAACCTGGCGTTGTTAAAATAAGCCCCCCGGAATGGGGTGCTAAAATCCTCACGGTGCCTGTAAGATATGGGGCAATAACAGTAAGGCGGGGGGTGCTGCGGGTGCCCGATTACGCGGTCATAAGCGGGATGGTGGACGGCAAGAACGAGAGGGGGCAGCGGTTTCTATTCCCCTTCTGCGTGTTAGGGGACTCCAAGCGGATCATATGGGTCAAGGCGGCGGGGGCGTCCACCGACGTGGAGCTGCCGGACTCCTGGAGGTCCAGGGTTCACCTCATAGAGTCCATGGGAGGGGATGAGCAGTCCTTCGGGGCCTACGGGGCCCTGCAGCTTAAGATGTTCATCCAGGACGGCCAGGTTTTTCAGCGGGCCCTGCTTCAGGGTAGCGTGAAGTCCTTTGAACATGAGCTGGTTAGGTTTTCTATGGACCGGCTTGGGCTCAAGGCGGTGGCGGTGGCCCGTATGGACGAGATATCCGCGGAGGAGGCGTCGGAGGAGCTGGAGGCAGTGGAGGCGAAGAACCGGCGGGATGAAGAGGCTCCAGCCGCCGGGGAGGAGGAGCCGAAGCTTCGGCCCGATGTCCCCCACCTGGTGGTGCTCACCTGTCAACCGGTGTTGGACCCCGTGGGAGGAATCCCGCTCCAGGGCCTGAAGGAAGGCGATGAGGTGCTGGCGGCCCTGCCGGAGGACTCGTTCTTCTACGACCTGTTCAAGTCAAAACTGCCGGAATTCGACGGGGTGGTGTCCGCCAAGGTAATATCGGTGAAGAAGACCGAGACCGGAAGCACACAGGTGGACCTGCACCTCTCCGATGGGCTGGTGGGGATCTTGAGGCTTTCTGGCAACGTCCGGATAAAGAAGGCGGTTAAGGACGTCAAGGAAGACGTACCGCCGCCTCCCAAGGCCCTGTCACCCTTGGTGATAGCCGGGGCGGGGGCGGTGCTGGCGGTATTGGCGGGGCTTGCTTACTACATGTTCGTTCGTTAGCTTGCCTTGCGGGGCCTTAGCTTCGACAGTCCGTCGGCCCTCCTTACGGGCTCCGGCAGCTTGTAGCCCCGTAGGGCTCCTGTGACCATTTCAAGGGCACCCTCAAGGTCAGTGAGGTGTCCTGGGCTTACGAATATGGGCTTGCAGCCCCTTCGGCTCCTCAGCGCCCATCCCACCTGCCGGCCTTGATGGATCCAGGGGGAGGTTGAGAGGGGCTCCTCGCCGGGCTCTTCGAAGCTCCCCACCAGGGGCGACTTCGACACCCCCACGGAGGGCGTCCCCATCACCACCCCCAGGTGGCTTGCTATCCCAAGCCCCCGGGGGTGGGCTATGCCGCACCCGTCCACCATCACAAGATCCACCGATCCCTGGAGGGCTTCCAGGGCCTTCTTCATGGGGTCCAGCTCCCGGAAGGACAGAAATCCCGGTACGTAGGGCGCCTCGCAGGGGCCGTCGAAGGTGGAGGTTTCCAGTTCTTCAAGGTCGGGCCACGACATGAGCACCGCCGCGGCCCTTATGAGACCTCGGGCCTCGGAACAGTCCACCCCGGCCACCCTTCGTATCTCCCGCCGGAGAGGGCGCAGGACCACCTGCTGAGCCAGCCGGCGCTGGATTTCGGATAGGGTTAAGAAATTAGTTTCAATTCTCTTCATGCCGTTGCCACCGCCTTTATAGCGGGTATAATAATTTGGTCTTAACAGGTATTTTAATACATCCGGGGGTATTTAGATCCGGCGGGTAGGGGGCTTTTCATGTTTCGAAGGTTTTTTTCCCTGACGGTGGGCCTTTTGCTGTTCACCGGCATGTTTTTTTCTTCTGCCTGGGGGCAGGAGAGGTGGGTCAGCTCTCCGTCCTTAGGTCCCGGAGGCCTTGTCATAGGGGGTCCCAAGGGGGAGGCGGAGCTGTCCTTCCCGATTCCCCCCGGGCCTTCTGTGGTTCCTTCGCGGCTTGAGCTGTCGGTGCGCTGCCCGGAGGGGTCCCTTTCGGGCACCCTTTCGGTGTTTTGGGGGAACGTTATGGTGGGTTCCTACAACCTGGCGCCTGGGGATAACCGCATCGTCTTCCCCCTTTCGGGCCTCACGTCCCCGGGGACCAAGGTGTCGGTACGGGTGCTTGTAAGCCTCTCCAAGGGCAATTGGGACGATCCGTCCCAGGACGTGGGGGTTCAAATAACCTCAGGCCGTCTGGTCTTGGCCGGGGCTTTCTCCATGCCGAAGAGCGTGTCCCAGTGGCTTGCGTCCCTCAACGACGGGGTGGCGGTGGTGGTGCCCAACGAGGCCAGGGATGAGGAACTCTCCGCCGGTTTCGCCCTGGTGGGTACCTTGAGCCGCCTTCTGCCAGGAGGAAGGGTGGTGCTCCTGAAGGCCTCCGAGGAGGTATCGGAGCCCTTTCTCCCAAAGGTTCGCGTTCAGCTGGATGACCAGCAGGCCGAGGGGGTCACATTGGACTCCGGGGGGGCCAACCTGCTTGTAAACGGGGTATCGAGGCAGTCCCTTAGGGACCTGTGCGCCAAGATCTTCGACCCCACCTTGATGGGCATCATGCAGGGAGCCACGGTGACCGGCCTGTCCGAGGCCTCCGATGGAGCCCATGGGGCCTGCTGGAGCTATCGCAGGCTTTCAAGATCGTGGGCCCCGGGGTGGTCCTACGAGCTGGGGGATCTCTTCTTGTGGGGTGGAGTGGTTGAGGGCCTGTCACTCACCGTGAAGGGGGTGGTGCCCCTTGCGGTCAAGGGTGAGGGGAGCGTTGACCTGTACGTCAACGGCCAGCTGGCCTGTTCCGAGAGGCTTGAGGACCGCAACGTGGATGTGATCCTGGACGTTCCCGATTGGGTTAACCTCAAGGTGAAAAACCGGTTGAAGCTGGTGGTTCGAGGCGCCGCGGGCCCTTCTTCACTGCAGGTTGCGTATGCGAAGGTCTCCTATGGCAAGGCCTACGGAATGCTTGGGGACTTGGGGGCCCTGATGAAGGACAACGTACCGGTTCTCATCGAACGAAATCTCAAGTGGACCGGGGTTCTTGGAGCCCTTTCCGCCTTTCGGTGGCTTTGTTCCTTGCTGCCCCCCGGGGTTCCCGTGTTCCCCGACGTTCGGTTTTACCAGGATGAAATGGATGTGCCGGAGGGCTTTTTCGTATCTGTGGGGAGCAGTTTGCCCAAGGACATGGAGGACAGGCTGAGCGTGTTGTACCAGGACGGTCAGCTGAAGCTTACCCATAGGGACGCGGGGGCCAAGCTTTCCGGCGAGGCCTTTTGGGTGATGGGTCAGTCCCTCCTGGGGGACGGGGGGCTTGCGGTGCTGGTTCCGTCTCGGATGGAGGCGGTTCAGGGGGCCTTCGACGCCCTGGCCGATTACGGGTCGAACACGGCTAACCAGGACGGCCACGTGTTCTTCTTCGGCCCCGAGGGCCTCAAGGTGGTTGACCTGGGGCTAGGCAAGCCCTTTGGCTGGAGGATGGGGGAGCTGTGGAGGTCCCTTTGGACCCCGGTGGCGAGGATAGCCAAGATAGTAAGCAGCGTCCGCATTCCTTGGCCGGCCTTATGGCACAAACAGGAAACCCCGGAAACTCCAGAAATTCCAGAAACTCCTAAAACTAAAACGCCGGCCGCTAATAAGGCACCGGCCGCGGTGGATGCGCCGGACAAGTCGGACGAGACTAAAACGCCGGAAACGCCGGATGCCCCTCAAGGGTCTTGGATGCAGCACATGTTGGACAAAGGGACCATGTGGACCCTCCTTGGAGGAGTGGTGGCCCTGGCGCTTTTTGGGGCCGTTCTTTTGAACCCAGGCATCCTTACAAGACCGTTCAGGAAGAAGGAGAAGCGGCAGTCCACCCTGTTGACCAGAAGAAGGCGGAGCCGCCGCCGCTAGACCGACATTGCGGCGTCGTCCATTGCCTTGCCATGGGGGGAGGGGGTGTCATGCGTAAGCCCCTTCCCCCCGGGCCCTCTTCTCCTCCTTATGCTTGTACATGGCCTTGTCCGCCTCTATCATCATCTCCTCCAGGGTTTTGGAGCCCTCCGGGTGGTCTTGGGATATGCCGTGGCTTACCGATATGCTCCCGTGGTTGGCCGTGAGGAGCTCTTCCAGCTGCCCCACCAGCTCCTTGGGATTGAAGCCCTCCTGGTGGATCAGGAAGCAGGCGAACTCGTCGCCTCCGACGCGTC
This window encodes:
- a CDS encoding FAD-dependent oxidoreductase, coding for MARKVVIIGADAAGMSAASQLRRLDRDVEILAFEKGHYTSYSACGIPYLVGGLIKDPLRLISRTPEGFAAMGIEVRTRSEVTHIDTTTRTVEVLELDAGRTYREPYDQLLIATGAKPIRPSVEGIDAPGVFGVNTLDSGMELLNAIEERHPRKAVIIGGGYIGLEVAEALNCHRGLDVTVVERATAVMGTLDQDMGKLVGDALLDVGVKLRTNETLKSVEHHGGWVKGVWTDQGFIEADMVVLGLGVAPNSDLAQKSGIPLGFRNSIEVDLRMRTPVEGVWAAGDCAQNFHMITRKPFYVAMGTSANKMGRVAGLNLAGRDYLFQGVMGTAVCKICKYEVARTGLSEREVREAGIEAVSAVITDETRAGYYPGSGDITVKLTARKDDGAIIGGQIVGVEGAAKRIDVIATAIRGGLTAEDLVNMDLSYAPPFSPVWDPLQVAARGLLKLL
- a CDS encoding endonuclease V, which encodes MKRIETNFLTLSEIQRRLAQQVVLRPLRREIRRVAGVDCSEARGLIRAAAVLMSWPDLEELETSTFDGPCEAPYVPGFLSFRELDPMKKALEALQGSVDLVMVDGCGIAHPRGLGIASHLGVVMGTPSVGVSKSPLVGSFEEPGEEPLSTSPWIHQGRQVGWALRSRRGCKPIFVSPGHLTDLEGALEMVTGALRGYKLPEPVRRADGLSKLRPRKAS